GCGACCTGGGCGGCCACGCCGGGCGGGCACGCCTCCGGGTCGGCGAGGAGGCGCTGGGTGAGGTGGGCGGCGACGGCGTCCTTGACCGAGGCCGGGAGCACCTGGATGCAGTAGTGGCGCGGGTAGTGCACCAGGTTGAGGTTGAGGTGCACGGCCGCCAGCTCGGGGGTGGACGCCAGCCAGTCGACCATCTCGGGCAGGTACCAGACGTTGAAGGGGCTGACCGAGCAGTTGAAGCCGACGTGGAGGCGCTCGGAGGTCATCGCCGCGTAGCGGGCCATGATCCCGGTCGCTTCCTCCCATCGTCCGGGCGAGCGCTCGTAGGTGAAGCGCTCGCCGATGTCGTCGACGCTGAGGGTGACCACCACGTTGCCGAAGGCCGGGAGCAGGTCGAGCATGCGCTCGTCCACGACGGTGGCGTTCGTGGTCAGGAGCAGGGTCATGCGCTCGGGGCGGCCCTCGGTGGCGATCAGCTCGAGCACCTCGCGGTTCTCCTTCGACAGCATCGGCTCACCGCCGGTGAGCTCGAGGTGGTCGAGGTGCGGCAGCCAGCGGCGGAAGGTGGCCAGGTTGGCGGGGTCGTGGGTGATCTTGTTGGCCCGGAAGTAGTCCTTGTTCTCGACGAGGTACGGGTCGGCGTGCTCCCCCGCCGACGCCAGCTCCTCCCGCAGCCACAGCGACGATGCGACGGGGCCGCAGATGCGGCACTTGAGGTTGCAGGCGTTGGTCAGCTTCAGGTCGAGGGCGACCGGGTGGTCGGGCGTGAGGGTGTCGTAGTCGGGCGGGGTGTGGATGCCCCGGTCGGCCACGTAGGTCTGGCGGAAGCTGGGGATCCCGGCCGCCTCCTCGTCCCAGCACGACGAGCACTCCGCGGGCTGGGCGCCCTCCCGGAAGTCGCGACGCAGGCGCTGCATCGCCTCGCCGTTCCAGACCGCGTCGAGGTCGCCGGTCTGCAGGTTGGCGAGTTGGTAGTCCGACTCGGGCGACGGCTGCGCGAACTTGCAGCAGGGCCGGGACGAGCCGTTGACGTCGGTGGAGAGGTTGAGCCACGGGAGCGGGCAGATGGTGTCCGGCACGGGCGTGGCCGCCGAGGGCCCCGGCCCGGCGGGACGCTGTAGGGGATCCGAGGGCGACGCCATCGCCGCCAGTGTGTCAGCTGCCGGGCTGGACCCCTCGACCCGCCGGTGCGTCCCGGGCCGCGAGGAGCCAGACGTGGGTGGTCGGGCCCGTCGGTGCGAGGAAGGCCCGCACGTCGGTGGCGCCGTCGGGGCCACCGAAGCGGAGACGCCGCTCCTCGACACCGTCGGGGTGCACCTCCAGCGCCGACGTCACGATCGGCCCGAGGGAGGCCCGGAGGCGCTCGCCCAGCGCCCGGGTCGGGCCGCCCGGCAGCGTGACGAGGTCCACTCCCAGCACGTCCCGCGGGTCGGGCTCGACCGAGACCACGAGTTGAGAGGCGTCGGCGTGCACCCGGTGGACGCCCCGCCCGTCGGCGAAGGCCGCGGCACGCGCCTCGGCGGCGGCCAGCACGTCGACGCTGCCCCCGTCCTCGGCCAGGCCGACGCGTTCGTGGAGCAGTC
This is a stretch of genomic DNA from Acidimicrobiales bacterium. It encodes these proteins:
- a CDS encoding twitch domain-containing radical SAM protein, producing MASPSDPLQRPAGPGPSAATPVPDTICPLPWLNLSTDVNGSSRPCCKFAQPSPESDYQLANLQTGDLDAVWNGEAMQRLRRDFREGAQPAECSSCWDEEAAGIPSFRQTYVADRGIHTPPDYDTLTPDHPVALDLKLTNACNLKCRICGPVASSLWLREELASAGEHADPYLVENKDYFRANKITHDPANLATFRRWLPHLDHLELTGGEPMLSKENREVLELIATEGRPERMTLLLTTNATVVDERMLDLLPAFGNVVVTLSVDDIGERFTYERSPGRWEEATGIMARYAAMTSERLHVGFNCSVSPFNVWYLPEMVDWLASTPELAAVHLNLNLVHYPRHYCIQVLPASVKDAVAAHLTQRLLADPEACPPGVAAQVAEVVEFLSGSRDDDAVQWQESLAVTRHRDEIRGERFVDVFPEWSQVLRAHDALGGVIEAVGGGDVPDDGTGGDPARGAPRTGTSWLRFPRRRRAAAG